Proteins encoded within one genomic window of Columba livia isolate bColLiv1 breed racing homer chromosome 1, bColLiv1.pat.W.v2, whole genome shotgun sequence:
- the SMIM30 gene encoding small integral membrane protein 30 isoform X2, translating into MSSTENTSRLFLVLVTLLLVLPGVEAMDAGDTIAFLLGLAVSIIGFCACLGLYARKRNGLQ; encoded by the coding sequence ATGTCTTCTACCGAAAACACCTCAAGACTTTTCCTGGTCCTTGTTAcattgctgctggtgctgccaggaGTTGAAGCCATGGACGCAGGAGATACAATCGCCTTCCTACTGGGCCTCGCTGTCAGTATCATTGGATTCTGTGCCTGCCTTGGCTTGTATGCAAGGAAAAGGAACGGACTGCAATGA
- the SMIM30 gene encoding small integral membrane protein 30 isoform X1 — protein sequence MCGQWCPVLRTGIPRGVQELPSPRHCTASGQQARVAEAGEPVLTSPHVLSLFNFPWGQLVSNMSSTENTSRLFLVLVTLLLVLPGVEAMDAGDTIAFLLGLAVSIIGFCACLGLYARKRNGLQ from the exons ATGTGCGGGCAGTGGTGTCCCGTCCTGCGCACGGGGATCCCGAGGGGCGTGCAGGAGTTGCCCAGTCCTAGACACTGCACAGCCTCAGGTCAGCAGGCACGGGTGGCCGAGGCAGGAGAGCCCGTTCTGACTTCACCACATG TACTTTCCTTGTTTAACTTCCCTTGGGGTCAGCTGGTCAGCAACATGTCTTCTACCGAAAACACCTCAAGACTTTTCCTGGTCCTTGTTAcattgctgctggtgctgccaggaGTTGAAGCCATGGACGCAGGAGATACAATCGCCTTCCTACTGGGCCTCGCTGTCAGTATCATTGGATTCTGTGCCTGCCTTGGCTTGTATGCAAGGAAAAGGAACGGACTGCAATGA